CATTTGAACCCGGCCAGTTCTGGTCAAAACCCCATTTTCTGGGTTACTAGGGGAAAGGTGGCTTCTTTCAGAGGGCCGGGAGTTCCCATTGGCCATGATTTCCCCATCATGCttcacaaaaaaaagaaaaaattaagagTTGGTTCgtcaatggtaaacaagttgaggaTGGCACCTCTGCCATTGGACCCCCACATGTAGCTATTATTTGTGAGACTGGGATGTTTCAAGGGCCTCATGGTGTCACAGTATGTGCGTGCCGATCAGCACAGCCAAGAAAGATGCGCATGGCTTTCTCtttcagagggagggggggggagagatgttgcACCCATGAGGCTGCGCCTGCTTGTGCGTCCAAGCTAGTCCCGCATTTTGGGACAAGAAGACTTCATGCCTTAGTGTAGGGGCTCatgggtccatggacatctggagagccaccatttggccatcccCACCATAGCATGAGCTTGTGATCCTGGAGACATGCATTtactcccacccttccctgggcGACTAGCCCTGCCCCAAAGAGCGGTTTGCAAGCCGCCGGGTTTTGCCAACTTGAACTTGTGGATGCTTCATATTTCTCAAAACTCGCCTCGCTTCCTCCCAACGATCGTGTTTGGTGAGGTGACCGCGGTGCCCTGCAGGATTTTATTCCGGCTATACAATGAGGTGTGACGATAGGGTCACAATGGCTGTCAGTGGGTGTGGCTGTTCTTGAGCAAACTTCCTGGGACCGGGCGTGTTTGTTTTGGGTGGGGAGCCTCTGTCTGCAGGAAGGGTTGTCTTGGCAGATGGAAGGGGGCCAGGGCTGAATCGACACTTCTCGATAATGCTCAGTCTCTAATCTGcagccttttcttcttttccctctgcCCAGGGGTTGGGAAAAGCAGCCTCCTGCTCCGCTTTGCAGATAATACTTTTTCTGGTAAGTACCCACTCTCCGTCTTCTTGCTCGCCGGACGGTTGTCCTGCTCTCAGACCAGCAGGAATCCTGACTCCCAAACCGCCAACCCGGACATCCCAACATGATTGCTGTGCAGGCCACTCAAAGCCAACCAGGGTAGCTTGTCTTGCTAGACCAGACTgcctcaactagggttttgtgacgGCCCGAGAGGGGTTTcccgagtgggtgggatttaattaattttctaatatatttttaaatgtgttaagcatttatggGTGATATGGCCATCTATGTCGACTTGcctacctctcccaaaatggccagtgatgggccaggagggggtcgGAAGGgcagggccttgggtgggcatataaaaaaccagctccacttcttcctttcctctttattGCTCTTTAGTAGCTTGTGTCAACATTTACCGTTTCACCTTTTGTTACCTGGAATACTTCTCTGTCTCATCGCCAAGCCCTTATCCTGCACTTCACTCCTCTGGTTCCGCCGTCTTCTCACCCCTATTCTGCCTCTCCCCCTAGGCAGCTACATCACCACCATTGGGGTGGACTTCAAAATCCGGACACTGATGGTAAACGGAGAGCGGGTGAAACTGCAGATCTGGGACACGGCGGGACAGGAACGCTTCCGGACCATCACCTCCACGTGAGCCTGGGACAGAGCCTGGTTACCTTGGGCATTTAGGGAGGATGGGTGGTCACCACAGATTCTGATACCTGAAGAAAGCGGTCGGGGTGAGAAAGCCCAGGGGCATGGGGAGAAACGAGGCAGCTGGAATCCcaagtttctccaggggagaatGAAGCGGTGGTGGCTGGGAGTTCCAGAGTGAGGACATTAACGCTGGCCTTTGGGTCCTCTCCTGTGGTCTCTCCTTCCCCTGGAGGCAGGTACTACCGCAACACTCACGGCGTCATCATTGTTTATGACGTGACCAACCCAGAGTCCTTTGTCAACGTCAAGCGCTGGCTGCACGAGATTGGGCAGAACTGTGACAGCGTCTGCAAGATCCTGGGTGAGTGGATCACAGAGCGTAACCTTTCCTTTCATCTCTTGCGGAGGGCGTCGGTTAGGCCGTCTGCTTGGGCTTCAGCTGAGCACAATCAGGTGCTGGAGACTTTCTACGTATCGGCTGCTCTCAATTGCTCTCATTCCTGCGTCTGGcctgtgggaggagggggtggggtgttgGGTGCAACAACAGAATTTGGGTGGTGTGGATTGGGGGTTTCGCACCTCAGAGGATGTAAGGCCCAGATCTGTTTAAACAGCCAAAATCAAACCGGTCTCTGGCTACCTAACTGTGTGGACAGCATCTTCtgcaggaatcatagagttggaagggacctccagggtcatttagtccaactccttgcagaatgcaggaaactcacagctacctgcccatccacagtgaccctaattccatggccagatgaggCCTCCCCTTAAAAAACCCAGAATTCCTGGCATCCCAGCAGGCCCCAAGACTCAGCCTTTTTAAGGGAAAGGGTGAACTTATTTAGACCAGATTGATGGGAAGTGTCTTTATTGCTCCCTGATACAAATCTACATAATCAGGTTAAGATGCTGGAGGATAGAGTACGGTCATGGTCAACTGAGGGGACCATGTGTGGTAAACCCTTCACCTGAAAACCCTTCACCTGAAAAAATCTGCAGATGTTGGGATGCAATCCTGGTTTGTGTGTTAAACTAAAATCACTGCAGCGCCCCGTGGGAGTTTTTCATTCGCATTTTTTgtcctgtttttttccttttctccctgaTGTGCAGTGGGCAACAAATGTGAAGACCCATCCCGGAAGCAGGTGGACACAGCTGACGCCCGGCGGTTTAGTGAACAGATGGGAGTGCGACTCTTTGAGACGAGCGCTAAGGAGAACCTCAACGTAGAAGAGGTATTCAGCGCTGGCAGGAGATTGGGGGTGTTTAGGTGACCTTCTTGAGTGCTTGAACAAGATGCTTGTTGGTCCACCTGAGGGGGAGCTGTGCTTGGGAGAAGCTAAGCCCCTCTTCTCcattgttgtggttaagagcaggggcctctaacttggagagctgggttttattccctcctcctcctccacaagcagcctgctgggtgaccttaggctagtcagttctctctgagctctctcagccccacctacttcacagggtgtctgttgtggggagaggaagggaaggccattgtaagccactcggagactcctttgggcagtgaaacgtggggcatgaaaaccaactcttcctcttctcctccccttccccagatgTTCAATGCCATCACAGCCATGGTGCTACGGACCAAACAGGAAAACCTGGCGCGACTCCAACAGCAAAACGAGGTTGTCAAAATCAACAAGCCCAAGAAGAAACCGTCAGTCAAGAAATGCTGctgaaatgggagggggtggACTTCTGTCTTTTCACCCTCTGCTCCAAATTCCAAACAAGGACTGGACACTATGCGTGGGGACAGTAAAACattttggtgggtgggtgggtatctGGGGAGGAGGGATCTGGAAGAGAACTGCAGTCTCTCCATGGTTGTTGGGACGAAGATTCAGAGAAGTCCTGAAATCCCTccttgctggtgtgtgtgtgggggaagctgcctgtagaaacagggctggggtagATTGAGGAGCATTAAAAGGTCCTGCTGAAGCAAATGGAAAACTCTGCTAAAAGCTAATGAGGCCTTCCAAAACCGCACCAGAATGGCCTGTAGACTCCTCCCCCCATGCACTCCCCCCTTGCCCCCTTGTTCAATCACTAGGAATAGGAGTTGGAAAACAAGGTGGACCTAAATCTCTGAGAAAGTTCTCTGCTTTCTAGGCTCACTTGCAGCTTAATGAGGTGTTAAGAGTAAAGAGAATTTAAGGAAGACGTCTCATCATTTCACCCAACAACAGTGGGCATTCCCCCCCAATCCCCTTTTGTTTGTTCAGTTAAGTCCCAGGAGGGGAAGACAGCGCTTGGTCCCAAGAAGATGGGATGGGATGCATTCCCCTCCTCTTGGTCCATGGGATAGGATCTTTCATCTCTTCTTCACTCCCTGCATACGCTGGGGATTTAAGAGAAAAGCTGTGTATTAATGACCAACAGGACTGGGGCTGAACAAGGGTCTACGGGCTTGGCCTGTAGGGACCAGCTGGTCAGTccagctctctccccacccctttcccataACTCAACACTGTGTGGGGCTCATTGTGTGAGAAGATGGTTGGAGTTGCAGTTCTCTACCTTGCAGCCTCCAAGCTGCGTGGGTGTGACGGAGGGGCAGCCTGGCCTCTCCCCCAGCCGTTTTAGGCAGGGCCCCTCTGTGCAATAAGTTTTGCTTCTTATTTTATATACACATAAATGAATTATGTATAGAATAAACTTTTTTTGGTTTAACAACCCCCCACTCTCCCTGCTAATGGCATTAAACTTGGTTAAGGAAGACACCACTATTCAATAAAGGAGCATTTAGATACGAAACCGACTCAGATTCTTTTATTTTCCCTGAGATGGGgaaaagttttgagtccagcggcacctttaagatagacaagcttttattcaaggtataagttttttgGGTGCACGCagatatgctggcaggggctcataggaattgtggtccatggacacaGAGAGCGCCACCGTTTGGATACTCCTGCCTTAGAtatgtttgttggttttaaagggtgccactggactcttttgttcttctgcttcgtaccaacacagctgcctgctTGAATCTTTCCCCAAGGTCTTGAGGTCTTGGTGCCAGTGAGAGATTCACTCTGGAGTTCAGGTTAAAAGGCTCTTTTTATTGTTAGTCCAGTTGCCATACAGGTGTGATTACAAGGATAAAAGAAAGGACCACCTTGATTTCCCTGCATGGGCAGTGTACAAATGGGCTGTGGGGTTTGCGCGTTAAGTCCCAAGCACCTTTAAGTGCCCCCTTGTCAATGACTGGCCCTAACAGCCGGACCTCATTgcagcttggaagggagaccaccacggaagaCAGCGGGAAACCACCACCTCTGATCTCTCGCTCCGAAAACCCCACGAATTAGAGCTTTGTAAGGTTGCCCTGGTTGCAACTCAAGGGCACACTATGGCCTTACCTTCGATTCCTatcaggaaacaaacaaacaaaaaaacaattcaaATGGTTGTCCACAATTTACATCTGGAGGCGGATCCAACTACTGCAGTTTACTTCAACGTTGAGTATTGCTAAAGGAGAGTCAAACATTTAGGGTAAAACATGTAAGGCTGGAGAACAGGGCCGTCGGCTGAAAGTCTTAACGGGCCAGCCAGTAAGACGAAATCGGTGAGGGATGGAAGCTcatatttccatttcttcttgtGTCGCCCCTGTTTCCTGCTGAAGTTGTATGGAAGCGCCCAAAGAAGATGGGGGAGCCGTCAGTGTCCGGATGGTGGGCAGCACAGAGTTCCCAGGAGGGCTCCAGAGGACAACTTCTGTGCAAGGGTTCCTTTGAGAAGGGAAGAGGGTGGTGATTATGGATACAAGTAATTCATTCTGCACTGCCTCCCTTAACCCCCTATCCAAAGTTCAACTTACAGAGACAGCAGTACCTCTTCAGGTATAAGGCTGACCCCTCCGAGTGGCCCttgcaagaaggaaggaagcgtCCGTAGAGGGCAGTCCGGCATAAGGAATTCCCCATCCACAACCACGTTGCCCCACTCGTTTTCCTCTTCCGTGGCTGCTTCGTTTACGCTATCTTGAGACAGCCTGGAAGACAGACCGCAAACCACACAAGCTTAAGCACCGTTATTCACGTTCCCCAATCACGTTGTAAAATGTTCTAAAACACCAAAGCCGCAGCAGTCTTGTCTAACCTGCGCTGCAGTTCTTTAAGTCGTGCGTAGGCCTGCTGCCACTCGGGGTCTTCCTCACGGACTGGGAAGCCGTTGGAACTGTACATGTGATCGCTGTCCAGGCTGAGGGAGTTAAAGCGGGCGGCCATCTTGTCCTCTGAGAGGAACTGCTTGGAACTGGGTTCCCTGTTGAGGCAAGGAGAGAGTGAAGGCAAGTGGCCAAAAATTTAAGGGTACATTTATACAGCCCGTCACGCTTCAGCATGTTACTACAAAATGATGGATTCTGCAGTACGGTTTGGCATTCTGTGCTATGCTTGGACCCTCCTGGTGCTCTGTCACGTCCGTATGAAGCAGGGCAGCGAGAGCTCAACATATCCGGTATCTGAGGAGAGGCTGCATGCCCTCAATTCCCATGAAGCAGAGTTCATAGCACCCCAAAGAATATGAGACAGCCAACTGAGTTCAATATATATGCCAAGATACCTTTAGTGGAGGCAGCTTGTTCCCTACAGAATTGTCAAGACTGAACACATGCTAGGAAAACAGTAAAACCTAATTCCAGAGGGGAATGCTTTGTATTTTGCTAGCTAAAGCACCACTGGGAAGGAAGATCCAAATCCTCCAGTTCGAACTTGCATACACAAGGAGGAAACAAGATTATGAGGCTCTCGCGCCTTTTATGACGCTCCCATCATGCACTGCACCAGCTCACGTATTTGCCCTTCAGCTTCCCCCACACTTACTGGTCTCTGTCCTCCAGGTGGCGTTTGAAAGCATGGGATGCAGGCCGGCAGCTAAAACAAGAGGTTTAAAGTTACACTTGAGGCCAAAAATGCCACATCCTTGTTTCTTTGGTCCACCAGTGTTAGTTTCAGTCGAAGCTGTCATGTTT
The Paroedura picta isolate Pp20150507F chromosome 16, Ppicta_v3.0, whole genome shotgun sequence genome window above contains:
- the HCFC1R1 gene encoding host cell factor C1 regulator 1 isoform X1 — protein: MDPTACQQPPMVLPSSHPLPRSFLSQTVSWIQSRASELQREMPRRMPRTRPNHMLASALGTQRSRCRPASHAFKRHLEDRDQEPSSKQFLSEDKMAARFNSLSLDSDHMYSSNGFPVREEDPEWQQAYARLKELQRRLSQDSVNEAATEEENEWGNVVVDGEFLMPDCPLRTLPSFLQGPLGGVSLIPEEEPLHRSCPLEPSWELCAAHHPDTDGSPIFFGRFHTTSAGNRGDTRRNGNMSFHPSPISSYWLAR
- the HCFC1R1 gene encoding host cell factor C1 regulator 1 isoform X2, with the translated sequence MDPTACQQPPMVLPSSHPLPRSFLSQTVSWIQSRASELQREMPRRMPRTRPNHMLASALGTQRSRCRPASHAFKRHLEDRDQEPSSKQFLSEDKMAARFNSLSLDSDHMYSSNGFPVREEDPEWQQAYARLKELQRRLSQDSVNEAATEEENEWGNVVVDGEFLMPDCPLRTLPSFLQGPLGGVSLIPEEVLLSLNPCTEVVLWSPPGNSVLPTIRTLTAPPSSLGASIQLQQETGATQEEMEI
- the LOC143826115 gene encoding ras-related protein Rab-35-like, encoding MAAKDYDHLFKLLIIGDSGVGKSSLLLRFADNTFSGSYITTIGVDFKIRTLMVNGERVKLQIWDTAGQERFRTITSTYYRNTHGVIIVYDVTNPESFVNVKRWLHEIGQNCDSVCKILVGNKCEDPSRKQVDTADARRFSEQMGVRLFETSAKENLNVEEMFNAITAMVLRTKQENLARLQQQNEVVKINKPKKKPSVKKCC
- the HCFC1R1 gene encoding host cell factor C1 regulator 1 isoform X3; this encodes MDPTACQQPPMVLPSSHPLPRSFLSQTVSWIQSRASELQREMPRRMPRTRPNHMLASALGTQRSREPSSKQFLSEDKMAARFNSLSLDSDHMYSSNGFPVREEDPEWQQAYARLKELQRRLSQDSVNEAATEEENEWGNVVVDGEFLMPDCPLRTLPSFLQGPLGGVSLIPEEEPLHRSCPLEPSWELCAAHHPDTDGSPIFFGRFHTTSAGNRGDTRRNGNMSFHPSPISSYWLAR